The proteins below are encoded in one region of Pacificitalea manganoxidans:
- a CDS encoding autotransporter-associated beta strand repeat-containing protein: MEYSKTALLLTSTLLASGITIGATPISAQTATNTFTRVIDGDVVTGQTLSVSGNGDGAFEVMSGATTVDGEGATFSGFQTEGGAGSGGGAGLGGVFFVNTGAALTVRDANFVGNNVVGGAGGGGGSIDVKNAALAIGDKTSAGASNLVTGYTSSVTQTSGGFVLNSVEFGGDPIFAITDGATFGAAVDSSGTTVTDAVSGVTSTGFSFANGLNINDFVTTSAYASDETTASNTNSIYAQSPTLFSTEYLSTSASSGFSVGQEVVGSGVPAGTKITAVNRDGSGNVTSIEVNQAVTLGDLDGFNIYSPPILTGATYAETGSTLNYGANGVPTTLEAGMKVTGTAALDAAGITVTAVDRSTGTVTLSSSLPSGTLSFDASKPGSEVGSNTIFAPSSNTGLAVGDQVFGTGIPAGTTVTAIDGDRVTLSQPVTTAVDFLYSDNVTVSGNTATIKSGVGDIEVGQVVEGTGVPTGTTVTAVNPVTGEVTLSNAITGNPTSIRFISDSAFGGGMNGRDVTSIAATGTSGNDGRNAYFTEGDGTDGQNGLAGANATNGTGGIGGEGGDGSDGLPTNPALVRDVAFKTTEIALAIAEAVSNGVPDPYPDVATAAANAAAAAAHGIELGLITADLIAWQLDAEKGLTGVGGDGGDGGDGGNGSEFFGGGSGGAGGAFGEAALNALGNGVGGAGGSGGAGGFGGGGGAGGQPGAGTPTSAAGEGGDGGFGAGAGSTVFADGSTKAGEGGSGFGGAIFVRSGGTLILAGEMQFAGNTARGGSSADAAGGASGDGVGSDLFMMRGSNVTLSPDAGGEIVFGGTIGDDSQASYEGAQFAEGDGASLTINGEGKVRFDNYNTYTGSTVLQSGTLQAVDSVGVHSMSRVEFDGADSASLSELSVPVFLSSGEFTRWVGSESDQVMWTGSGGFAATSAGLTVDLGRNVGGNQALVWNQAGFVPQGSSLVLGALTAEGTVTLANDISHNDTVAGEVQVYLVDNINSSADKSVLEGDITAGKLSFDANAGTAQVDVAGALTVRELAVDGGTVDTTAGGTLADDAALNIATGATFVAGTADTVGVVINDGTYDVNAAQTVASLTNRGLTDLDAALTAGAGGVDNASGATLEQNADITSAGSVTNNGTLTVTGDRRIETTGASAGFTGAGGTTVAAATDGLTVDQLGDTTYSGVISGLGDVTKEGSGTLTITGASTYTGGTTVSEGTLDTTGGGTLADIGKIDVSTGATFVAGTADTVGVVTNDGTYDVNAAQTVASLTNRGLTDLDAALTAGAGGVDNASGATLEQNADITSAGSVTNNGTLTVTGDRRIETTGASAGFTGAGGTTVAAATDGLTVDQLGDTTYSGVISGLGDVTKEGSGTLTITGASTYTGGTTVSEGTLDTTGGGTLADTGAIDVSTGATFVAGTADTVGVVTNDGTYDVNAAQTVASLTNRGLTDLDAALTAGAGGVNNVSGATLEQNADITSAGTVTNNGTLTVTGDRRIETTGASAGFTGAGGTTVAAATDGLTVDQLGDTTYSGVISGLGDVTKEGSGTLTITGASTYTGGTTVSEGTLDTTGGGTLADIGKIDVATGATFVAGTADTVGVVTNDGTYDVNAAQTVASLTNRGLTDLDAALTAGAGGVDNASGATLEQNADITSAGSVTNNGTLTVTGDRRIETTGASAGFTGAGGTTVAAATDALTVDQLGDTTYSGVISGLGDVTKEGSGTLTITGASTYTGGTTVSEGTLDTTGGGTLADTGKIDVATGATFVAGTADTVGVVTNDGTYDVNAAQTVASLTNRGLTDLDAALAAGAGGVDNASGATLEQNADITSAGSVTNNGTLTVTGDRRIETTGASAGFTGAGGTTVAAATDGLTVDQLGDTTYSGVISGLGDVIKEGSGTLTITGASTYTGGTTVSEGTLDTTGGGTLADTGKIDVSTGATFVAGTADTVGVVTNDGTYDVNAAQTVASLTNRGLTDLDAALTAGAGGVDNASGATLEQNADITSAGSVTNNGTLTVTGDRRIETTGASAGFTGAGGTTVAAATDALTVDQLGDTTYAGSITGLGSFTKVGSGTLTFGGSIGAITVTDITAIGGGLTLAQGGVLSSQTDLVLDDTVFTILTGAQTLDSVQGDGQMVLNGSDLTLTEGGSFTGAISGAGTLTLDGTLDYTGVMSGDMLALDTNFVIETGSAAIFREAAVTDGVITIFGPTDTVSAGGLQLGEDLTVTGDSQLVLYGALDAALPTLSAASVLLDGTDVVLAGQGYVDAGTTTVQNGATVAPGYSPGTLQFSGDVDFSNGGEADMEIAGTTPGTEHDQIIIGGRLTLGGTSVLNIETIDGYVPVQGDAYQLLRFDPELRTGMFSTITNTSDSNFVYVNTTGVLTSLGSSLGDADEQLLTMVSETDHGRHDEIASVVEQLADGGDTGNGVIAAGGGNLIPMLAAADASERVAIFSRFTPEGYGGAFEYAMRSLLATTPLFEGVPDTGEAGAWATLQADGRSLGSDSSTTMSDYDLSYVITGVRGGYRTDMVTLGFGVQTVSGDFDVDSGLSGDGSGTQFQLGARFTGLEGGLTPYITFESGSHDLDGSRNALTSTTNFDDVDSEAQLVRVGASYAADLGGGILEIDASAMAGRVGKLSFSETGGSLPDRLTVEVPEQSVTGLSLGVTYGYQLAPQLVLSGGVEVDHVSGLNDYTVRGRSGGEDVTFETEVPGIDATQGMLSVGLGFEAAPGVNLNLTGYAGGAFGGDTNSGASLGLSVQF, translated from the coding sequence GTGGAGTATTCGAAGACAGCGCTGTTGCTAACGTCGACACTTCTCGCCTCCGGCATCACCATCGGCGCCACGCCAATTTCCGCCCAGACCGCTACCAACACGTTTACCCGTGTGATCGACGGTGACGTCGTCACGGGCCAGACGCTGAGTGTTTCCGGCAATGGCGACGGCGCATTCGAGGTCATGTCGGGCGCCACCACGGTTGACGGTGAAGGCGCGACCTTCTCCGGGTTTCAGACCGAAGGCGGCGCGGGTTCAGGTGGCGGCGCAGGCTTGGGCGGTGTGTTCTTTGTCAACACCGGCGCGGCGCTGACCGTTCGGGATGCAAACTTCGTCGGAAACAACGTCGTCGGCGGTGCTGGCGGTGGCGGCGGCAGCATCGATGTAAAGAACGCGGCGCTCGCCATCGGCGACAAGACCTCGGCCGGTGCCTCCAACCTCGTGACCGGATATACATCGAGCGTCACCCAGACCAGCGGCGGCTTTGTGCTCAATAGCGTCGAGTTCGGCGGCGACCCGATTTTTGCCATCACGGATGGCGCGACGTTCGGCGCGGCGGTGGATTCAAGCGGCACGACTGTCACCGATGCTGTGTCCGGCGTCACGAGCACTGGCTTCAGCTTTGCCAACGGTCTCAACATCAATGACTTCGTGACCACCTCTGCTTATGCGTCAGACGAAACGACGGCCTCCAACACCAACAGCATTTATGCCCAGAGCCCGACCCTGTTTTCGACCGAGTATCTCTCCACCAGTGCGTCGAGCGGATTCAGCGTCGGACAGGAGGTCGTCGGCAGCGGCGTGCCTGCAGGAACCAAGATCACGGCAGTCAACCGCGACGGCAGCGGCAACGTCACTTCCATTGAGGTCAACCAGGCTGTCACGCTGGGAGATCTGGATGGATTCAACATCTATTCTCCGCCGATCCTGACCGGGGCCACCTACGCAGAAACCGGCAGCACGCTCAATTACGGCGCAAACGGAGTGCCGACGACACTTGAAGCGGGTATGAAGGTGACCGGCACCGCCGCACTGGACGCGGCAGGCATCACCGTCACCGCTGTGGATCGCAGCACCGGCACGGTCACACTTTCGTCGAGCCTCCCCAGTGGCACGCTGAGCTTCGATGCGTCGAAGCCGGGCTCCGAAGTGGGGTCCAACACCATCTTTGCGCCCAGTTCCAATACCGGGCTGGCAGTCGGCGATCAGGTGTTCGGCACCGGCATCCCCGCAGGCACCACCGTCACGGCAATCGATGGTGATCGTGTCACCTTGAGCCAACCGGTCACGACGGCGGTCGACTTCCTCTATTCCGACAATGTGACGGTCAGCGGCAACACCGCGACCATTAAATCCGGTGTCGGAGATATCGAGGTCGGGCAGGTTGTCGAAGGCACAGGCGTGCCCACCGGCACGACGGTCACCGCGGTCAATCCCGTGACGGGCGAGGTCACGTTGTCCAACGCCATCACCGGCAACCCGACGAGCATTCGTTTCATCAGCGACAGCGCCTTTGGCGGCGGCATGAACGGGCGCGATGTGACAAGTATCGCAGCGACAGGCACCAGTGGAAATGACGGCCGCAACGCGTATTTCACCGAAGGCGACGGAACGGACGGTCAAAATGGCCTGGCCGGCGCCAACGCCACCAATGGCACGGGCGGGATCGGTGGCGAAGGCGGCGATGGCAGCGACGGCCTGCCCACCAATCCGGCGCTTGTGCGCGACGTCGCGTTCAAGACCACCGAAATCGCCCTGGCGATTGCCGAAGCCGTTTCGAATGGCGTGCCGGATCCCTATCCGGATGTAGCAACTGCGGCGGCCAATGCGGCAGCGGCGGCGGCTCACGGGATCGAACTTGGCCTCATTACGGCAGACCTGATCGCATGGCAGCTGGATGCGGAAAAGGGCCTGACCGGCGTAGGCGGCGATGGCGGTGACGGCGGCGACGGCGGCAACGGCAGCGAATTCTTCGGTGGCGGCAGCGGCGGTGCCGGTGGTGCATTTGGCGAAGCGGCATTGAACGCGTTGGGCAATGGCGTCGGCGGTGCGGGCGGGTCCGGCGGCGCGGGCGGCTTTGGCGGCGGCGGCGGTGCTGGCGGTCAGCCGGGTGCAGGCACGCCCACCAGCGCAGCGGGTGAAGGGGGCGATGGTGGCTTTGGCGCTGGTGCAGGCTCCACCGTGTTTGCCGATGGCTCGACCAAGGCCGGTGAAGGCGGCTCCGGTTTCGGCGGCGCGATCTTCGTGCGGTCCGGTGGCACGCTGATCCTGGCAGGCGAAATGCAATTCGCGGGCAACACTGCGCGCGGGGGGTCCAGCGCGGATGCCGCAGGCGGGGCCTCCGGCGATGGCGTGGGCTCTGACCTGTTCATGATGCGCGGCTCCAACGTGACCCTCTCCCCCGACGCGGGTGGGGAAATCGTGTTCGGCGGCACAATCGGCGACGATTCACAGGCCAGCTATGAGGGCGCGCAATTTGCCGAAGGCGACGGGGCGTCGCTGACCATCAATGGCGAAGGCAAAGTTCGCTTTGACAACTACAATACTTATACTGGCTCTACAGTCCTGCAAAGCGGGACACTTCAGGCGGTCGACAGCGTGGGCGTGCACAGCATGTCCCGCGTGGAGTTCGATGGCGCGGACTCGGCGTCGCTGTCGGAGCTGTCGGTGCCGGTTTTCCTAAGCTCGGGTGAATTCACCCGTTGGGTCGGCAGCGAATCCGATCAGGTGATGTGGACAGGCTCGGGCGGGTTCGCCGCGACCTCCGCTGGGCTCACAGTGGACCTGGGTCGCAATGTTGGCGGCAATCAGGCGCTCGTCTGGAATCAGGCCGGTTTTGTGCCTCAGGGCAGCAGCCTCGTTCTTGGCGCGCTTACCGCCGAGGGCACGGTCACGCTGGCCAATGACATTTCGCATAATGACACTGTAGCGGGCGAGGTGCAGGTCTACCTCGTCGACAATATTAACAGTTCCGCGGATAAATCCGTGCTGGAAGGTGACATCACCGCCGGCAAGCTGAGCTTTGATGCGAATGCAGGCACCGCACAGGTCGATGTAGCGGGCGCGCTGACCGTTCGCGAACTGGCGGTCGACGGGGGCACCGTCGACACCACCGCCGGCGGCACCTTGGCCGATGACGCAGCCCTCAATATCGCCACCGGTGCGACATTCGTCGCGGGCACGGCCGACACCGTGGGTGTTGTGATCAATGACGGCACCTATGACGTGAATGCGGCGCAGACTGTCGCATCGCTGACCAACCGTGGGCTGACCGATCTGGACGCGGCGCTGACCGCAGGTGCGGGCGGCGTGGATAATGCCTCTGGCGCGACGCTGGAGCAGAACGCCGACATCACCTCCGCAGGCAGTGTCACCAATAACGGCACCCTGACCGTCACCGGCGACCGCCGGATCGAGACGACCGGGGCGAGCGCGGGCTTCACCGGCGCGGGCGGCACCACCGTCGCTGCCGCCACGGACGGGCTGACCGTCGATCAGCTGGGCGACACGACCTATTCCGGTGTGATTTCCGGGCTTGGCGATGTGACCAAGGAAGGCAGCGGCACGCTGACGATCACCGGCGCGAGCACCTATACCGGCGGCACGACCGTGTCTGAGGGCACGCTCGACACGACGGGCGGCGGCACGCTGGCGGATATCGGTAAGATCGACGTGTCTACCGGTGCGACATTCGTCGCGGGCACCGCCGACACCGTGGGTGTTGTGACCAATGACGGCACCTATGACGTGAATGCGGCGCAGACTGTCGCATCGCTGACCAACCGTGGGCTGACCGATCTGGACGCGGCGCTGACCGCAGGTGCGGGCGGCGTGGACAATGCCTCTGGCGCGACGCTGGAGCAGAACGCCGACATCACCTCCGCAGGCAGTGTCACCAATAACGGCACCCTGACCGTCACCGGCGACCGCCGGATCGAGACGACCGGGGCGAGCGCGGGCTTCACCGGCGCGGGCGGCACCACCGTCGCGGCCGCCACGGACGGGCTGACCGTCGATCAGCTGGGCGACACGACCTATTCCGGCGTGATCTCCGGGCTTGGCGATGTCACCAAGGAAGGCAGCGGCACGCTGACGATCACCGGCGCGAGCACCTATACCGGCGGCACGACCGTGTCTGAGGGCACGCTCGACACGACGGGCGGCGGCACGCTGGCAGATACAGGCGCGATCGACGTCTCTACCGGCGCGACATTTGTCGCCGGCACTGCCGACACCGTGGGTGTTGTGACCAATGACGGCACCTATGACGTGAACGCGGCCCAGACTGTCGCATCGCTGACCAACCGTGGGCTGACCGATCTGGACGCGGCGCTGACCGCAGGTGCGGGCGGCGTGAACAATGTCTCTGGCGCGACGCTGGAGCAGAACGCCGACATTACCTCCGCAGGCACTGTCACCAATAACGGCACCCTGACCGTCACCGGCGACCGCCGGATCGAGACGACCGGGGCGAGCGCAGGCTTCACCGGCGCGGGCGGCACTACTGTCGCTGCCGCCACGGATGGGCTGACCGTCGATCAGCTGGGCGACACGACCTATTCGGGTGTAATCTCCGGGCTTGGCGATGTGACCAAGGAAGGCAGCGGCACGCTGACGATCACCGGCGCGAGCACCTATACCGGCGGCACGACCGTGTCTGAGGGCACGCTCGACACGACGGGTGGCGGCACGCTGGCGGATATTGGCAAGATCGACGTCGCCACCGGTGCGACATTCGTCGCAGGCACTGCCGACACCGTGGGCGTTGTGACCAATGACGGCACCTATGACGTGAATGCGGCGCAGACTGTCGCATCGCTGACCAACCGTGGGCTGACCGATCTGGACGCGGCGCTGACCGCAGGTGCGGGCGGCGTGGACAATGCCTCTGGCGCGACGCTGGAGCAGAACGCCGACATCACCTCCGCAGGCAGTGTCACCAACAACGGCACCCTGACCGTCACCGGCGACCGCCGGATCGAGACCACCGGGGCGAGCGCAGGCTTTACCGGCGCGGGCGGCACCACCGTCGCGGCCGCCACTGACGCGCTGACCGTCGATCAGCTGGGCGACACGACCTATTCCGGTGTGATTTCCGGGCTTGGCGATGTCACCAAGGAAGGCAGCGGCACGCTGACGATCACCGGCGCGAGCACCTATACCGGCGGTACGACCGTGTCTGAAGGCACGCTCGACACGACGGGTGGCGGCACGCTGGCGGATACCGGCAAGATCGACGTCGCCACCGGTGCGACATTCGTCGCGGGCACCGCCGACACCGTGGGTGTTGTGACCAACGATGGCACCTATGACGTGAATGCGGCGCAGACTGTCGCATCGCTGACCAACCGTGGGCTGACCGATCTGGACGCGGCGCTGGCCGCAGGTGCGGGCGGCGTGGACAATGCTTCTGGCGCGACGCTGGAGCAGAACGCCGACATCACCTCCGCAGGCAGTGTCACCAATAACGGCACCCTGACCGTCACCGGCGACCGCCGGATCGAGACGACCGGGGCGAGCGCGGGCTTCACCGGCGCGGGCGGCACCACCGTCGCTGCCGCCACGGACGGGCTGACCGTCGATCAGCTGGGCGACACGACCTATTCCGGCGTGATTTCCGGGCTTGGCGATGTCATCAAGGAAGGCAGCGGCACGCTGACGATCACCGGCGCGAGCACCTATACCGGCGGCACGACCGTGTCTGAAGGCACGCTCGACACGACGGGTGGCGGCACGCTGGCGGATACCGGCAAGATCGACGTCTCTACCGGTGCGACATTCGTCGCGGGCACCGCCGACACCGTGGGTGTTGTGACCAACGATGGCACCTATGACGTGAATGCGGCGCAGACTGTCGCATCGCTGACCAACCGTGGGCTGACCGATCTGGACGCGGCGCTGACCGCAGGTGCGGGCGGCGTGGACAATGCCTCTGGCGCGACGCTGGAGCAGAACGCCGACATCACCTCCGCAGGCAGTGTCACCAATAACGGCACCCTGACCGTCACCGGCGACCGCCGGATCGAGACGACCGGGGCGAGCGCAGGCTTCACCGGCGCGGGCGGCACCACTGTCGCTGCCGCCACTGACGCGCTGACCGTCGATCAACTGGGCGACACCACATATGCGGGGTCGATCACCGGGCTCGGGTCCTTCACCAAGGTAGGCAGCGGCACGCTGACCTTCGGCGGCAGCATCGGGGCGATTACCGTCACCGACATCACCGCGATCGGTGGCGGGCTGACGTTGGCGCAGGGCGGGGTTCTGTCGTCGCAGACCGATCTGGTGCTGGACGACACGGTCTTTACCATCCTGACCGGCGCGCAAACGCTCGATAGCGTCCAAGGCGATGGCCAGATGGTGCTGAACGGCTCCGACCTGACACTGACCGAGGGGGGCAGCTTCACCGGTGCGATTTCCGGCGCAGGCACCCTGACGCTGGACGGCACGCTTGACTATACCGGGGTGATGAGCGGCGACATGCTGGCGCTTGACACGAATTTCGTGATCGAGACCGGCAGCGCAGCGATTTTCCGCGAAGCGGCGGTGACAGACGGCGTCATCACGATCTTTGGCCCCACCGACACTGTAAGCGCGGGTGGTCTGCAACTGGGTGAAGACCTGACGGTTACGGGCGACAGCCAACTGGTGCTCTACGGCGCGCTGGATGCTGCGCTGCCGACGCTGAGCGCCGCTTCGGTCCTGCTCGACGGCACGGATGTGGTTCTTGCAGGGCAGGGCTATGTCGATGCTGGCACCACCACGGTGCAGAACGGTGCGACGGTCGCGCCGGGCTACTCGCCGGGCACGTTGCAGTTCTCGGGTGATGTCGATTTCTCCAACGGTGGCGAAGCCGATATGGAGATCGCGGGCACCACACCGGGCACCGAGCATGACCAGATCATTATCGGTGGACGTCTGACGCTGGGCGGCACGTCGGTTCTGAACATCGAAACGATCGACGGCTATGTGCCGGTTCAGGGCGATGCCTATCAGCTGCTGCGCTTCGATCCGGAACTGCGGACCGGAATGTTCAGCACGATCACCAATACGTCGGACTCGAACTTCGTCTATGTGAACACCACCGGGGTTCTGACCTCGCTCGGGTCGTCGCTGGGCGATGCGGATGAGCAATTGCTGACGATGGTAAGCGAAACCGACCACGGGCGTCATGACGAGATTGCCAGCGTGGTCGAGCAACTGGCCGATGGCGGCGATACCGGCAATGGCGTGATCGCGGCCGGCGGGGGCAACCTGATCCCGATGCTGGCAGCGGCGGATGCGTCGGAGCGGGTCGCGATCTTCTCGCGCTTCACACCCGAGGGGTATGGCGGTGCGTTTGAATACGCGATGCGGTCCCTGCTGGCCACGACGCCGCTGTTTGAGGGGGTGCCGGACACGGGCGAAGCGGGCGCATGGGCGACGCTGCAGGCCGATGGCCGCAGCCTCGGCTCCGACAGTTCGACCACCATGTCGGATTACGACCTGTCCTACGTCATCACCGGGGTTCGCGGCGGCTATCGCACCGATATGGTCACCTTGGGCTTCGGCGTGCAGACGGTGTCGGGTGATTTCGATGTCGACTCGGGCCTGTCTGGTGATGGCAGCGGGACCCAATTCCAACTGGGCGCACGCTTCACCGGGTTGGAAGGCGGTCTCACGCCCTACATCACCTTCGAGAGCGGCAGCCATGACCTCGACGGGTCGCGGAACGCGCTGACCTCGACCACCAACTTCGATGATGTGGACAGTGAGGCGCAACTGGTGCGGGTCGGCGCAAGCTATGCCGCGGACCTGGGCGGCGGCATTCTGGAAATCGACGCATCTGCCATGGCGGGCCGTGTCGGGAAGCTGTCCTTCTCGGAAACCGGTGGGTCGCTGCCTGATCGTCTGACGGTCGAGGTGCCAGAGCAGTCGGTGACCGGCCTGTCGCTGGGCGTGACTTATGGCTATCAGCTTGCGCCGCAACTGGTCTTGTCGGGCGGTGTCGAGGTGGATCATGTCTCCGGGCTGAACGACTATACCGTGCGGGGCCGTTCGGGCGGCGAGGATGTCACCTTCGAGACGGAGGTGCCGGGCATCGACGCGACGCAGGGCATGCTGTCGGTGGGGCTTGGCTTTGAAGCCGCACCGGGGGTCAACCTGAACCTCACCGGGTATGCCGGTGGCGCGTTCGGCGGCGACACCAACTCCGGCGCATCGCTGGGGCTGAGTGTCCAGTTTTGA
- a CDS encoding SEL1-like repeat protein, producing MARTRDWLLGGAAVALGLAALGAGTYNTDRGLRLRAALGQDEAQLALALRRYRAGDATAAFALFEPLMLADYAPAVAVVCDILGTPSLDGPRGAARQVGCDTDAKVTPITRLEQLSDVAFMAREWGALEQVLARRLAAGDTRAHFDMARYEALSRPEALQVEAVVAHLRRAADHGDPRGQYLMAVYQLHDATKDPAAQAPLSQTFAKLIAQSPPVTAGDAYFELAKLMQAGLIGSELAYSDVLLRADELGNRFAAGYLAQYLLSNPDKGEIGGADAAAWVEKAAAHGDPVAQYNHALALLDAAPADAAPRTDANTDAAEKLLLASAATGFAPSHTRLGALYWQQPQRAGGDVEAGRHRALEHWQIAADKGDANALYNLAQVALAQGRREAGIRYLEASAAQGHKAAGDALKAAR from the coding sequence ATGGCTAGGACACGGGACTGGCTGTTGGGTGGCGCTGCCGTGGCTCTGGGTCTCGCGGCATTGGGTGCAGGAACCTACAACACGGATCGGGGGCTGCGCCTGCGCGCGGCCCTCGGTCAGGATGAGGCGCAGCTTGCCCTTGCCCTGCGTCGGTATCGGGCAGGCGACGCGACCGCTGCCTTTGCGCTGTTTGAACCGCTCATGCTGGCCGATTACGCCCCCGCCGTGGCGGTGGTCTGCGATATTCTTGGCACGCCGAGCCTTGACGGCCCGCGCGGCGCTGCTCGGCAGGTTGGCTGCGATACGGATGCGAAAGTGACCCCGATCACCCGGCTTGAACAGCTAAGCGACGTGGCTTTCATGGCCCGTGAATGGGGCGCGCTGGAACAGGTGCTGGCCCGCAGATTGGCGGCTGGCGACACACGCGCGCATTTCGACATGGCGCGCTATGAGGCGCTGTCCCGTCCCGAAGCCCTGCAGGTGGAGGCGGTGGTCGCCCATCTTCGCCGCGCGGCCGATCACGGCGATCCACGCGGGCAGTATCTGATGGCGGTTTATCAGCTGCATGATGCGACCAAGGATCCCGCGGCGCAGGCACCGCTCAGCCAGACTTTCGCAAAGCTGATCGCGCAATCGCCGCCGGTGACGGCGGGAGACGCATATTTCGAATTGGCAAAGCTGATGCAGGCAGGACTGATCGGTAGTGAGCTTGCGTATTCCGACGTGCTGTTGCGCGCGGACGAACTCGGCAATCGTTTTGCCGCAGGATATTTGGCGCAGTATCTGCTGTCCAATCCCGACAAGGGCGAAATCGGTGGCGCAGATGCGGCCGCGTGGGTCGAGAAAGCCGCGGCACATGGCGACCCGGTGGCGCAGTATAACCATGCTCTGGCACTGCTTGACGCGGCCCCGGCTGATGCCGCACCCCGGACTGACGCAAATACCGATGCCGCGGAAAAGCTGCTGCTGGCGTCGGCGGCGACCGGCTTTGCCCCGTCTCATACCCGACTTGGGGCGCTTTACTGGCAGCAGCCACAGCGCGCTGGGGGCGATGTGGAAGCCGGGCGCCACCGCGCGCTGGAGCACTGGCAGATTGCGGCTGATAAGGGCGATGCCAACGCTCTATACAACCTGGCACAGGTCGCGTTGGCACAGGGACGGCGCGAGGCCGGGATCAGGTATCTTGAAGCCAGCGCCGCGCAAGGGCACAAGGCCGCTGGCGACGCATTGAAAGCGGCGCGCTGA